The genomic segment CGCCGGACCCTGCGCTGTTGAAGATGAAGCGCAACTCGCGGCGGTTGCCGAATTCTTGCACCGCTGTGATGTCAGGTTTCTGCGCGGCGGCGCTTACAAACCGCGCACCCAGGTGGATTCCTTCCAGGGGCTCGGCGTCAACGGGCTCAAGCTGCTGCGCGCACAGGCTGACCGGTTCGGCATGTTTGTCGTCACCGAGGTCATGGATCGCTCGCAGATCGACACCGTCGCCGAGTACGCCGATGTGCTGCAGGTCGGCTCGCGCAACATGTTCAACTACACCCTGCTGACGGCGCTGGGATCGATCAATAAGCCGATCCTGCTCAAACGCGGCATGGCAGCAACGATCCGGGAGTGGCTCGCGGCAACGGAATATATCAGCCGCGGCGGCAACAACGCGATCATCCTCTGCGAGCGCGGCGTCCGTACCTTTGAACCGGAAATCGCACACACGCTTG from the Candidatus Zixiibacteriota bacterium genome contains:
- the aroF gene encoding 3-deoxy-7-phosphoheptulonate synthase yields the protein AGPCAVEDEAQLAAVAEFLHRCDVRFLRGGAYKPRTQVDSFQGLGVNGLKLLRAQADRFGMFVVTEVMDRSQIDTVAEYADVLQVGSRNMFNYTLLTALGSINKPILLKRGMAATIREWLAATEYISRGGNNAIILCERGVRTFEPEIAHTLDLAAIILAQEQSSYPVIADASHAAGRADLVAPLALAAVAAGADGIMIEVHPEPATALSDARQALTLAQFAALLERARALFQNRRAR